The genomic stretch CGCATGCCGCTCATGAAATTGGTCTCGAAGAAGCGGTACCAATCGGCATCGGGAATTTCCTCGAAGGGCTTCGGCTCGAAGATGCCGAGGTTGTTGACGAGAATTTCGACGTCGGGGAATTCAGCGGCGATCTTGTCGGACTCTTCGACCTTGCCGAGGTCGCCGGCGAAGCTTTCGAGGGCGGCGTCGGGGAGATCCTTGCGGATGGCGGCGATGGCTTCATCGACGCGGGCCTGGGTGCGGCCATTGATGATGACGCGGGCACCTTCCGCGGCGAGGGTCTTGGCGATGGCGAGACCGATGCCGGCGGTGGAGCCGGTGACGAGGGCGAGTTTGCCGGTGAGTTGGAGGTCCATAATTTCGGAGGGGTTGGTGAGTTCGGTTCAGGCGACGGGCGAGGGGTTCCGCTCGAAGTAGGCCTGGTGGAAATACGGATACGCCCTTGGTGTATCGCTCGCGGCATCGAGTTTGGCCACCTGCTCTTTTGTAAGGTTCCAGCCGACCGCGCCGAGGTTCTGGCGGAGCTGCTCTTCATTGCGCGCGCCGATGACGACCGTGGAAACGGTTGGGCGCTGGAGAATCCAGTTGATCGCGATCTGCGGGACGGTCTTGCCGGTTTCCGCGGCGACCTCGTCGAGCGCATCGACCACGCGGTAAAGATATTCGTCATCGACCGGCGGGGCGATATCCACATTGAGCTGGGATTGCAGGCGGCTGTCCTTCGGCAGCGGGGTGCCGCGGCGGATCTTGCCGGTGAGGCGGGCCCAGCCGAGCGGGCTCCACACGACCGCGCCGACCTTTTGGTCGAGGCCGAGCGGCATCAGATCCCACTCGTAGCTGCGGCCGATGAGTGAGTAGTAGGCCTGGTGCGCGACGTAGCGGGTCCAGCCGTATTTCTCGGTGACGGCGAGCGATTTCATGAGGTGCCAGCCGGAGAAATTCGACACGCCGAGGTAGCGGATCTTGCCGGCCTTCACGAAGCCATCGAGCGTGGCGAGCGTCTCCTCGACCGGGGTCTGCGCGTCGAAGCCGTGGAGCTGGAAAAGATCGATGTAGTCGGTGCCGAGGCGCTTCAGGCTGCGCTCGATCGCGCGGGTCAGGTGATGGCGGGACGAGCCGAGATCATTCGGTCCCTCGCCGGTGCGGAAGGTGGACTTGGTCGAGATGATCACCTCGTCGCGGCGGCCGGCGATGGCCTTGCCCAGGATTTCCTCCGCCTGGCCCGCGGAGTAGACGTCGGCGCTGTCGAACATGTTCAGCCCGGCTTCCAGGCTGATGTCGATGAGCCGCTTGGCGTCCTCGACCTGGCTATTACCCCAAGCGGAGAAGAGCGGGCCATCGCCGCCGAAGGTGCCGGTGCCGAGCGTGAGGACGGGGACCTTGAGGCCCGAGCCGCCGAGAAGTCGATGTTCCATGATGGGGTGGAAAGGTTGGTTGTTCGAAGTTCGTCGAACAACTAAGCCCACTTTGGCGCGCGTCAAATTTTAATTTCGACGATTGTCGAACAAAGGACCGGTGCTACCTTGCGTCGCGATGAAGCCCTACACCCATCCATCGATCCGCGAAGTCACCCTGCCGATGGTGATGCAAGCGCTGTCGGATCCGATGCGGATCGAGATCCTGCGGACGCTGATGGATGCCGGCGAGCTGGCCTGCGGCGACATCCCGCTGACGATTTCCAAGGCGACGGTGTCGCATCACTTCGCGGTGCTGCGCGAGGCCGGGCTGATCCTCACCCGCACCGAGGGCACACGCTGCCTGAACTCCGTGCGGCAGGAGGAGCTGGAGGCGCGTTTTCCCGGGCTGATCGATCTGGTGATGGCGGAAAAAACGAAGAAATCCGGGAAGAAGGCGAAGGTCTGAGCGCTCCCAGCGTCCGGTGCCATCGTCGTGACGTTTTTTGGCTGCGTCGCGCGGGAAGCCCGCTAGCATCGCAGACGCTCACTCCATGAAAACCTTCACGCTTCAGGTCAATGGCCAGCCGCGCACCGCGGAAGTGGCCGAAGACACGCCCCTCCTGTGGGTGCTGCGGGATCACCTCGATCTCGTTGGCACGAAATTCGGCTGCGGCATGAGCCTGTGCGGCGCGTGCACGGTGCACCTCGACGGGCAGGCGGTCCGCGCCTGCGTGACGCCGGTTTCCGCCGTCGGCGAACGCAAGGTCACCACCATCGAAGGCCTCGCCACGAACGGCAAGCTGACCGCGCTGCAGCAGGCGTGGTGCGACCTCGACGTCGCCCAATGCGGCTACTGCCAGGCAGGGCAGATCATGTGCGCCACGGCCCTGCTCAATGAAAAGCCGGACCCGACCGATGAGGACATCGATCTGGCGATGTCGGGGAATCTCTGCCGCTGCGCGACCTACACGCGCATCCGCCAAGCCATCCATACCGCCGCCGCGAAATGAACACGCCCTCTCTTGATCGCCGCGGGTTTTTCCGCGTGTCCGCCCTTGCCAGTGGCGGCTTCTTGCTTGGATGGAATGCGGAGGCCGCGGAGGAAACCGCTGCGGCTGCTGCGGCCGCATTTTCGCCGAATGCTTTCATTCGCATCACGCCCGAGGGGCTGGTGACGATCTTCGCGAAGAACCCGGAGGTGGGGCAGGGGGTGAAGACCTCGCTGCCGATGATCATTGCCGAGGAGCTGGAGATCCCGTGGGAGAAGGTGACGGTGGAGCAGGCACCGGTGAATCAGGCCGCTTTCGGCAACCAGATGGCCGGCGGCAGCATGTCCACGCCCACGAACTACGACAGGCTTCGTAGAATGGGCGCGATTGCCCGCACGATGCTGGTGGAGGCGGCGGCCAAGGAGTGGGGCGTTTCTGTGGACGAGTGCGAGGCGGTGGCGGGCGAGGTGATTCACAAGGCAAGCGGCAAGAAGCTGTCCTACGGGGCGCTTGCTGCCGCGGCGTCGAAGCTGCCGGTGCCGGACGAGAAGTCGGTGAAGCTGAAGAAGGTGGCGGACTTCAAGCTGTTAGGAAAGCGCATCGGCGGTGTGGACAATCCGAAGATCGTCACGGGGCAACCGCTGTTCGGGATCGACCAGAAGCATCCGGGCATGAAGTACGCCGCCTATGTGCGGTGCCCGGTTTTCACCGGCAAGGTGAAGGACGCGGACCTCGACGCGGTGAAGAAGCTGCCGGGTGTGGTGGATGCTTTCGTGATCGAGGGCACGGGCGATCACTATGGCTTGCTGCCCGGGGTGGCGATCGTGGCGAACGATACATGGAGCGCTTTCAAAGCCAGGGAGGCCTTGAAGGTGTCGTGGGATGCGGAGGCGAAGGAGAGCTTCGCCGCCCATGCAAAGAAGGCGGCCGAGGTGATGCCGGGCGAGGGGAAGGAGATTCGCAAGACCGGCGAGCCGGACTTCCCCGATGATGGGAAGACGATTGCCGCGGAGTATCACTACCCGCACCTGTCGCATGCGAATCTGGAGCCGCAGAACTGCACGGCGGTCTTCAAGGATGGTGCGATCGAGGTGTGGGCGCCGACGCAGAATCCCGGCTCGGGCATCGATGGCATCGCGAAGGCGCTGAAGATTCCGAAGGACAAGGTCACGGTCCACATGACCCGCATCGGCGGCGGCTTCGGGCGGCGCTTGATGGGGGACTTCATGGTCGAGTGCGCGGCGATCGCGCAGAAGCTCAATGGCACGCCGGTGAAGCTGACCTGGACGCGCGATCAGGATCTGGCGCATGATTACTACCGCGCCGGGGGCTGGCATCGCTTCCGCGGACGCGTGGATGATGCGGGCAAGCTGGTTGCGTGGGCGGATCACTTCGTGACCTTTGGGCTGAATAGCGATGATCGGCCCGGTAATGGCGCGGATCTCGGTGGGGATGAGTTCCCGAGCCGGTTCGTGCCGAACCTGTTGCTGGAACGGACGATTTTTCCGAGCAACACGCCGCTCGGTTGGTGGCGGGCACCGGGATCGTGTGCGCTGGGGTGGGCGATCCAGAGCTTCATCGATGAGATGGCAGTCGCCGCGAAGAAGGATCCGCTGGAGTTCCGTTTGGAGCTGTTAGGCGAGGACCGCGAGGTGGC from Luteolibacter arcticus encodes the following:
- a CDS encoding aldo/keto reductase, whose protein sequence is MEHRLLGGSGLKVPVLTLGTGTFGGDGPLFSAWGNSQVEDAKRLIDISLEAGLNMFDSADVYSAGQAEEILGKAIAGRRDEVIISTKSTFRTGEGPNDLGSSRHHLTRAIERSLKRLGTDYIDLFQLHGFDAQTPVEETLATLDGFVKAGKIRYLGVSNFSGWHLMKSLAVTEKYGWTRYVAHQAYYSLIGRSYEWDLMPLGLDQKVGAVVWSPLGWARLTGKIRRGTPLPKDSRLQSQLNVDIAPPVDDEYLYRVVDALDEVAAETGKTVPQIAINWILQRPTVSTVVIGARNEEQLRQNLGAVGWNLTKEQVAKLDAASDTPRAYPYFHQAYFERNPSPVA
- a CDS encoding ArsR/SmtB family transcription factor; the protein is MKPYTHPSIREVTLPMVMQALSDPMRIEILRTLMDAGELACGDIPLTISKATVSHHFAVLREAGLILTRTEGTRCLNSVRQEELEARFPGLIDLVMAEKTKKSGKKAKV
- a CDS encoding (2Fe-2S)-binding protein — encoded protein: MKTFTLQVNGQPRTAEVAEDTPLLWVLRDHLDLVGTKFGCGMSLCGACTVHLDGQAVRACVTPVSAVGERKVTTIEGLATNGKLTALQQAWCDLDVAQCGYCQAGQIMCATALLNEKPDPTDEDIDLAMSGNLCRCATYTRIRQAIHTAAAK
- a CDS encoding xanthine dehydrogenase family protein molybdopterin-binding subunit, with translation MNTPSLDRRGFFRVSALASGGFLLGWNAEAAEETAAAAAAAFSPNAFIRITPEGLVTIFAKNPEVGQGVKTSLPMIIAEELEIPWEKVTVEQAPVNQAAFGNQMAGGSMSTPTNYDRLRRMGAIARTMLVEAAAKEWGVSVDECEAVAGEVIHKASGKKLSYGALAAAASKLPVPDEKSVKLKKVADFKLLGKRIGGVDNPKIVTGQPLFGIDQKHPGMKYAAYVRCPVFTGKVKDADLDAVKKLPGVVDAFVIEGTGDHYGLLPGVAIVANDTWSAFKAREALKVSWDAEAKESFAAHAKKAAEVMPGEGKEIRKTGEPDFPDDGKTIAAEYHYPHLSHANLEPQNCTAVFKDGAIEVWAPTQNPGSGIDGIAKALKIPKDKVTVHMTRIGGGFGRRLMGDFMVECAAIAQKLNGTPVKLTWTRDQDLAHDYYRAGGWHRFRGRVDDAGKLVAWADHFVTFGLNSDDRPGNGADLGGDEFPSRFVPNLLLERTIFPSNTPLGWWRAPGSCALGWAIQSFIDEMAVAAKKDPLEFRLELLGEDREVAPSGGRGAPYNATRMKGVLKVAAEKAGWGEKLEKGRGRGIAFHFSHLGYVAVVADVTVSKDGKLKVNKLTAGVDVGPIMNLSGAENQVEGSMIDGLSAAWFQEITVEEGAVQQKNFHEYRLLTMKDAPQVEVHFVKSDFPPTGLGEPALPPTAPAITNAIFAATGKRVRTLPLAKQDLSWT